The Caulifigura coniformis genome includes a region encoding these proteins:
- a CDS encoding 2Fe-2S iron-sulfur cluster-binding protein — translation MPKVTFVKEKKTIEVPAGSNLRKVAKRNGVQLYPVPHNYLNCLGNGLCGSCRVNVKKGEDHLSPQGFWEKFTTLVNPIWFFARIGREKTMRLACQASVNGDCEVETQPPLNDSEKFWA, via the coding sequence ATGCCCAAGGTCACGTTCGTCAAAGAGAAGAAGACCATCGAAGTTCCGGCCGGCTCCAATCTCCGCAAGGTGGCCAAACGTAACGGTGTGCAGCTCTACCCGGTTCCGCACAACTATCTGAACTGCCTGGGCAATGGCCTCTGTGGCAGCTGCCGCGTGAACGTGAAGAAGGGCGAAGACCACCTCTCCCCGCAGGGCTTCTGGGAGAAGTTCACCACGCTGGTCAACCCGATCTGGTTCTTCGCCCGCATCGGCCGCGAGAAAACCATGCGACTCGCCTGCCAGGCCAGTGTGAATGGCGACTGCGAAGTCGAAACCCAGCCGCCGCTCAACGACTCCGAGAAGTTCTGGGCCTGA